In the genome of Qipengyuania seohaensis, one region contains:
- a CDS encoding 2-oxoacid:ferredoxin oxidoreductase subunit beta: protein MNAPVKIETTLKDWETDQEVRWCPGCGDYAILKAVQRTLPQLGADPANTVFISGIGCSSRFPYYIESYGFHTIHGRAPAFATGAKLANPDLDVWLVTGDGDGLSIGGNHLMHVLRRNVNMQIMLFNNEIYGLTKGQASPTSREGTKSPSTPIGSYDHPARPAAFALGSGARFIGRGFDVSKHLPDVLKAAHAHKGAAFIEIFQNCIVYNKDVFNDFAAPKGAEDRQLWLEEGKPMLFAGDTKGIALNRETLNLEVVDVTDGDWEAAGVIVHDVTNRSVAHMLIEMPFGPFPMALGVLYDDPRPTFEDAVIEERKRASEGKEANLAKLLGKGQTWTVSGTAQDPI, encoded by the coding sequence ATGAACGCACCCGTTAAAATCGAGACAACGCTCAAGGACTGGGAAACCGACCAGGAGGTTCGCTGGTGTCCGGGGTGCGGCGACTATGCCATTCTGAAGGCCGTGCAGCGCACGCTCCCGCAGCTTGGGGCAGACCCGGCGAACACGGTGTTCATTTCGGGCATCGGCTGTTCGAGCCGCTTTCCCTATTACATCGAGAGCTACGGCTTCCACACGATCCACGGTCGCGCGCCTGCTTTCGCCACGGGTGCAAAGCTTGCCAATCCGGACCTCGACGTGTGGCTGGTGACGGGTGACGGCGATGGCCTGTCCATCGGCGGCAACCACTTGATGCATGTCCTGCGCCGCAATGTGAACATGCAGATCATGCTGTTCAACAACGAGATTTACGGTCTCACCAAGGGGCAGGCCTCGCCGACCAGCCGTGAAGGCACCAAGTCGCCTTCCACCCCGATCGGCAGCTACGACCATCCGGCTCGCCCGGCGGCCTTCGCCCTCGGCAGCGGTGCGCGCTTCATCGGGCGCGGGTTCGACGTGTCGAAGCACCTGCCCGATGTGCTCAAGGCTGCCCATGCCCACAAGGGCGCGGCCTTCATCGAGATTTTCCAGAACTGCATCGTCTACAACAAGGACGTCTTCAACGATTTCGCGGCGCCCAAGGGTGCGGAAGATCGCCAGCTATGGCTGGAAGAGGGCAAGCCGATGCTGTTCGCCGGCGACACCAAGGGCATCGCGCTCAATCGCGAGACGCTGAACCTCGAGGTCGTCGACGTGACGGATGGCGATTGGGAAGCGGCGGGCGTGATCGTCCACGACGTCACCAACCGCTCTGTCGCGCATATGCTGATCGAAATGCCCTTCGGCCCGTTCCCGATGGCGCTCGGCGTCCTTTACGACGACCCGCGCCCGACCTTCGAAGACGCGGTGATCGAAGAACGCAAGCGGGCGAGCGAAGGCAAGGAAGCCAATCTCGCCAAGCTGCTCGGCAAGGGACAGACCTGGACCGTCAGCGGAACGGCGCAGGACCCGATCTAA
- a CDS encoding phosphatase PAP2 family protein codes for MSWAVMTTPQLLRIAQGLWQKIQDEYRLLLGFVVAIGLAITFGALAGEMLEGDFGAFDKNFLLALRHSDDLATPIGPHFIQTAMVDITAMGSETILTLVTLMALGFLLLRKRYRQTLLVAAAVGGGAILSGILKSLFSRARPDIVPRLAEVSSGSFPSGHAMNSAIIYLTLAVLIARSYEDARTRSFIVGLATLATLSIGFSRLYLGVHWPTDVLAGWLVGLAWALLMGMIAITLQKRHQIEQPSEKTKGEEPQL; via the coding sequence GTGAGTTGGGCTGTTATGACCACTCCGCAATTGCTGCGCATCGCGCAAGGCCTTTGGCAGAAAATCCAGGACGAATACCGGCTGCTTCTCGGATTTGTTGTCGCGATTGGCCTCGCGATCACCTTCGGTGCGCTCGCGGGCGAAATGCTGGAGGGCGACTTCGGTGCCTTCGACAAGAATTTTCTTCTGGCTCTCCGTCATTCGGATGACCTCGCAACTCCGATCGGGCCGCATTTCATCCAGACCGCCATGGTGGACATCACCGCCATGGGAAGCGAGACGATCCTGACGCTCGTCACGCTGATGGCGCTGGGGTTCCTCCTCCTACGCAAGCGCTATCGCCAGACGCTACTGGTGGCGGCAGCCGTTGGCGGCGGCGCTATCCTCAGCGGCATCCTGAAGTCGCTGTTCTCGCGAGCGCGGCCCGATATCGTCCCGCGCCTTGCCGAAGTTAGCTCGGGAAGCTTTCCCAGTGGCCATGCGATGAACAGCGCGATCATCTACCTGACGCTGGCGGTGCTGATTGCGCGCAGCTACGAGGATGCGCGCACACGCAGTTTCATCGTTGGCCTGGCGACACTTGCCACGCTCTCGATCGGCTTTTCACGCCTGTACCTGGGCGTTCACTGGCCGACCGACGTGCTGGCGGGCTGGCTTGTCGGCCTTGCATGGGCGCTGCTCATGGGAATGATCGCCATCACCCTTCAGAAACGGCACCAGATCGAACAGCCCAGCGAGAAAACGAAAGGCGAAGAACCGCAGCTTTAG